The following are from one region of the Maribacter aquivivus genome:
- a CDS encoding cytochrome C oxidase subunit IV, whose product MFKFVKGYMETIEGVATYPMISLLIFFVFFTLLFWWVITASKSYIKEVSELPLEEDNQLNNQL is encoded by the coding sequence ATGTTCAAATTTGTAAAAGGTTACATGGAAACTATAGAGGGTGTTGCAACCTACCCCATGATATCATTACTAATCTTTTTTGTGTTTTTCACATTATTATTTTGGTGGGTAATTACAGCCTCAAAATCATACATCAAAGAAGTTAGCGAATTGCCTTTAGAAGAAGATAACCAACTAAACAACCAATTATGA
- a CDS encoding cbb3-type cytochrome c oxidase N-terminal domain-containing protein, with the protein MKNNTAWWLRITVAFFAVIVLMEVYIDSGDQPAFLAYPTLMFGFMALILLLLIAIAFIVQAIENVLYNTLDEEAKERYLATKEEKWEWTWGKKMYNKMLGSKPMEAEGEIILDHNYDGIRELDNKLPPWWVYLFYASIVFAIIYLVRFHVFNDYNQTLEYEQEVAAAQLEIEEYKKTAKGLVDANTVELLTDASDISAGKGIFEGNCVACHMADGGGGIGPNLTDQNWILGGGIKNVFHTISEGGRDGKGMIAWKQNLKPAEIAQVASYVLNFQGTTPANPKAAEGDIWVDPNTPAQETPVEAEATPVVIDSAAVTMN; encoded by the coding sequence ATGAAAAACAATACAGCCTGGTGGTTAAGAATAACTGTGGCCTTTTTCGCGGTCATTGTACTTATGGAAGTTTATATTGATAGCGGTGATCAACCTGCTTTTCTAGCCTACCCTACATTAATGTTTGGCTTTATGGCACTTATCCTATTACTATTAATAGCGATTGCCTTTATTGTACAAGCTATTGAAAATGTACTTTACAACACGCTAGACGAAGAAGCTAAGGAGCGTTATTTAGCTACCAAAGAAGAAAAATGGGAATGGACATGGGGTAAAAAAATGTACAACAAAATGTTGGGCAGTAAACCTATGGAAGCTGAGGGTGAAATCATCCTTGACCATAACTATGATGGTATTCGTGAGTTAGACAATAAATTACCGCCATGGTGGGTATACCTGTTCTATGCTTCTATTGTATTCGCAATTATATATTTAGTTCGTTTTCATGTCTTTAACGATTATAACCAAACATTAGAATACGAACAAGAAGTTGCTGCCGCTCAATTAGAAATTGAGGAATATAAAAAAACAGCTAAAGGTCTTGTTGATGCCAATACGGTTGAACTATTAACAGATGCATCAGATATTAGTGCCGGTAAAGGCATTTTTGAAGGTAATTGTGTTGCTTGCCACATGGCTGATGGCGGCGGTGGAATTGGACCTAACCTTACAGATCAAAACTGGATTCTTGGTGGTGGTATTAAAAATGTTTTCCACACTATTTCTGAAGGTGGACGTGATGGTAAAGGTATGATCGCTTGGAAACAAAACTTGAAACCTGCAGAAATTGCACAAGTAGCTAGTTATGTATTAAATTTTCAAGGTACTACACCAGCAAACCCAAAAGCAGCTGAAGGTGATATTTGGGTAGACCCCAATACTCCGGCGCAAGAAACTCCTGTTGAAGCAGAAGCTACTCCAGTAGTTATCGATTCTGCAGCAGTTACAATGAACTGA
- the ccoG gene encoding cytochrome c oxidase accessory protein CcoG yields the protein MSQDQDNFRDSIGTIKEDGKRAWVFPKKPSGKLYEYRKYVSYVLLTFLIASPFIKINGNQFLMFNVLERRFNIFGFPFYPQDFHLFVISMIIGVVFIALFTVAFGRIFCGWMCPQTIFLEMVFRRIEYWIDGDRGAQIKLDRQEWNAEKIRKRVLKWIIFFIISFIIANVFLAYLIGSDRLIQYVTDGPAQHVSTMVSLLIFTGVFYFIFAWFREQVCIIACPYGRMQGVLLDNKSIVVAYDYERGEAENGRKKWRKNEDRQELGNGDCIDCNQCVNVCPTGIDIRNGTQLECINCTACIDECDTIMEKVDLPKGLIRYASEDEITKKEKFKFTPRLKGYTAVLVILTGVLIGMMFLRNDLEANILRLPGQLYEHKEGNIISNVFTYKLLNKTTKPVENVHFELISPKGEIKLVRTDNFDVQPEALAEGTLFIEINASALSGDKNNLKIGVYSNNKLIETTTARFLAPRSYK from the coding sequence ATGTCACAAGATCAAGATAATTTTAGAGATTCCATCGGTACCATTAAAGAAGATGGTAAACGAGCTTGGGTTTTCCCTAAAAAGCCCAGTGGTAAGCTTTATGAGTATCGTAAATATGTCAGTTACGTTCTGTTAACTTTCTTGATTGCTTCTCCTTTTATAAAAATAAATGGTAACCAGTTTTTGATGTTCAATGTCTTAGAAAGACGTTTTAATATCTTCGGTTTTCCATTTTATCCACAAGATTTTCACCTCTTTGTAATCTCTATGATTATTGGGGTGGTCTTTATTGCTCTTTTTACTGTTGCCTTTGGACGTATTTTCTGCGGATGGATGTGTCCACAAACTATATTCTTAGAAATGGTTTTCCGTAGGATAGAATATTGGATCGATGGTGACCGTGGTGCTCAAATAAAACTAGATAGACAAGAGTGGAATGCAGAAAAGATTCGGAAACGTGTTTTAAAGTGGATCATCTTTTTCATTATTTCGTTTATTATAGCCAATGTTTTTCTTGCCTATCTTATTGGTAGTGACCGTTTAATTCAATATGTAACAGACGGTCCTGCACAGCATGTAAGCACTATGGTGTCCCTATTGATTTTTACAGGTGTATTCTATTTTATATTTGCTTGGTTTAGAGAGCAAGTATGTATCATTGCCTGCCCTTACGGTCGTATGCAAGGGGTACTTCTTGATAATAAATCAATTGTAGTTGCCTATGATTATGAAAGAGGTGAAGCTGAAAATGGTAGAAAAAAATGGCGTAAAAATGAAGATCGTCAAGAACTAGGTAACGGTGATTGTATTGACTGTAACCAGTGTGTAAATGTTTGCCCTACCGGTATTGATATTAGAAACGGAACGCAGTTAGAATGTATTAACTGTACCGCATGTATAGATGAGTGTGACACCATCATGGAGAAAGTTGATCTACCAAAAGGATTGATTCGCTATGCCAGTGAAGATGAAATCACCAAAAAAGAAAAGTTCAAGTTTACCCCCCGTTTAAAAGGGTATACTGCAGTTCTGGTAATTTTAACCGGAGTTCTAATAGGTATGATGTTCTTAAGAAATGATTTGGAAGCAAATATTCTTAGATTACCAGGTCAGCTTTACGAACATAAAGAAGGGAATATCATTAGTAATGTGTTTACCTATAAATTACTGAACAAAACCACTAAGCCGGTTGAAAATGTTCATTTTGAATTAATTTCCCCTAAAGGAGAGATTAAATTGGTACGTACAGATAATTTTGATGTTCAACCAGAAGCGTTAGCAGAAGGCACCTTGTTTATTGAAATAAACGCATCTGCATTAAGCGGTGATAAGAACAACCTTAAAATTGGAGTTTATAGTAACAATAAGTTAATAGAGACCACTACGGCTCGCTTTTTAGCACCACGTAGTTACAAATAG
- a CDS encoding FixH family protein: protein MKINWGTGIVIAIVAFISFIMYFVITMTTSHDANHDLVTEDYYKAELGYQKEIDAEKNAQIAATQIEIQQTAEGLMILFPEGYDDTNVKGIVSLYRPSNKNLDFNLPISLSNSHLLIPDNQLLDGRWDIKITWEHEGKDFLHKESITF, encoded by the coding sequence ATGAAAATTAATTGGGGTACCGGTATTGTTATTGCCATAGTTGCATTCATTAGCTTCATTATGTATTTTGTAATTACAATGACTACCAGTCATGATGCCAACCATGATTTGGTTACCGAAGATTATTATAAAGCTGAGCTTGGTTATCAAAAAGAAATAGATGCAGAGAAAAATGCTCAAATCGCAGCTACACAAATAGAAATTCAACAAACTGCTGAAGGGTTAATGATACTTTTCCCTGAAGGATATGATGATACCAATGTAAAAGGCATTGTGTCCCTATATAGACCATCCAACAAGAATTTGGATTTTAATTTGCCCATTAGTTTATCCAATTCACATTTGCTCATACCTGACAATCAATTGTTGGATGGTCGTTGGGACATTAAAATTACTTGGGAACACGAAGGAAAAGATTTTCTACATAAAGAGAGTATTACCTTTTAA
- a CDS encoding sulfite exporter TauE/SafE family protein, which produces MLISALILGLMGSLHCVGMCGPIAFMLPVDRTNNYKKFGQIFIYHFGRLMAYGLIGLIFGLLGKGLSIFGIQQKLSIGIGIIMIVIVLIPYKTFNKYNLSKPIYKVISKVKNQLGKELKKKSPDTFLTIGFLNGFLPCGLVYMALFGSIAMGDAFKGSLYMMLFGLGTLPLMTAAIYFSNLLKGGIRQKVQKAIPVFVVIIGALFILRGLGLGIPYVSPAPVTELVSSEIECHN; this is translated from the coding sequence ATGCTAATATCTGCCCTCATATTAGGTCTAATGGGTAGTTTGCACTGCGTTGGTATGTGCGGACCCATTGCTTTTATGCTTCCGGTAGATAGAACGAACAATTACAAGAAATTCGGGCAGATATTCATCTATCACTTTGGGCGCTTAATGGCGTATGGGCTTATAGGTCTCATATTTGGACTACTAGGCAAAGGACTTTCCATTTTTGGAATACAGCAAAAACTATCTATTGGTATTGGCATTATTATGATCGTGATTGTTTTAATTCCCTATAAAACATTCAATAAATACAACCTATCTAAGCCTATCTATAAAGTCATTTCTAAAGTAAAGAATCAATTAGGTAAAGAATTAAAGAAAAAATCGCCCGATACGTTTTTAACTATCGGATTCTTAAATGGATTTTTACCATGCGGTCTAGTATATATGGCACTTTTTGGATCTATAGCTATGGGCGATGCTTTTAAAGGAAGTTTATACATGATGCTCTTTGGTTTAGGTACTTTACCCTTAATGACTGCCGCCATCTATTTCAGTAATTTATTGAAAGGTGGCATACGCCAAAAAGTACAAAAGGCAATTCCTGTGTTCGTTGTTATTATTGGCGCTCTTTTTATACTTAGAGGTCTTGGTTTAGGCATACCTTACGTATCGCCTGCACCGGTTACTGAATTAGTTTCAAGTGAAATAGAATGCCATAATTAA
- a CDS encoding GTP-binding protein: MKPLPKEIVLRPRFQLNIPKNKEIVLSRFEKSKENPFLVKRLDEHVFIKFNQKEHHFWSPQLHLEIDEVDDISCKLYGVFGPNPTLWTFFMFVHFIVATLFIIIGIWAYSSASLGKNYHIQVGLMVLLVLIWFVLYFAGRSGKRKGKPQMHQLHDFMTNVLTA, translated from the coding sequence ATGAAACCACTACCGAAAGAAATTGTGCTTCGCCCTAGGTTTCAATTGAACATTCCAAAAAATAAAGAAATTGTTCTTAGCAGGTTTGAAAAATCAAAAGAGAATCCGTTTTTGGTAAAACGATTAGATGAGCATGTATTCATCAAATTCAATCAAAAAGAACATCACTTTTGGTCACCACAGCTCCATTTAGAAATAGATGAAGTAGATGATATTAGCTGTAAGTTATATGGTGTTTTTGGTCCTAACCCAACACTATGGACCTTCTTTATGTTTGTACACTTTATAGTCGCTACTTTATTTATAATTATAGGTATTTGGGCATATTCAAGTGCATCTTTAGGCAAAAACTATCATATACAAGTTGGTCTTATGGTGCTATTGGTTCTTATTTGGTTTGTGTTATATTTTGCCGGTAGAAGTGGCAAGAGGAAAGGAAAGCCGCAAATGCACCAGTTACATGATTTTATGACGAATGTTCTTACAGCATAA
- a CDS encoding vanadium-dependent haloperoxidase, with amino-acid sequence MKRILFLTITLAFLSVSFTFAQEKLEEPKGTENIAYKWGKMALDATASDTEKFKPRPTITSRYLGLIFISIFDAWSVYDENAIPVYLKNVDRRPLVEQTLSNKEIAISYAAFGAMKEYYYSDTEMFRKFMVELGLDPDNTSTDPTTPEGVGNLAAMATIEARKNDGSNQYGTVEGSDGEPYFDYTNYNPVNTADESTDINRWQPKYFSDGNGGQYAPECLTPYWQKVTPITMTSADQFRPGPPPMYGSEQLKKEVQEVVDLQANLSDEDKALVEFMRDGPQSVQQAGHWLKFAQDVSRRDNHTLDQDVKMYFLTEITAMDAFIASWDSKMFYDYARPYALVHEYYRDKTIKAWGGPGVGIIEMKGQDWRPYSPDIFLCPPFPSYTSDHSTISGGCAEVLRLFTGDDYFGESVELMPGTLTETDAAFYGKPVTITFPTFTESANMAGMSRVMGGYHIQADNIAGLELGRDVATQAWTFYNEHLGN; translated from the coding sequence ATGAAACGTATTTTATTTTTAACAATAACGCTTGCTTTTTTGAGTGTGAGTTTCACTTTTGCACAAGAAAAACTAGAAGAGCCAAAAGGAACTGAAAATATTGCCTATAAATGGGGGAAAATGGCACTAGATGCAACTGCATCAGATACAGAAAAATTTAAACCCAGACCTACGATAACCTCTCGCTACTTAGGATTAATTTTTATCTCCATTTTTGATGCTTGGTCTGTATATGATGAAAATGCAATTCCTGTTTACCTAAAAAATGTAGATAGAAGACCATTAGTAGAGCAAACACTTTCAAATAAAGAAATTGCTATTAGTTATGCCGCTTTTGGTGCCATGAAAGAATATTACTATTCTGATACAGAAATGTTCAGGAAATTTATGGTTGAATTAGGTCTTGATCCAGATAACACATCCACAGACCCCACTACCCCAGAAGGTGTTGGTAATTTAGCTGCAATGGCAACCATTGAAGCTAGAAAAAATGACGGAAGTAATCAGTATGGCACTGTCGAAGGCTCTGATGGAGAACCCTATTTTGACTATACTAATTATAATCCTGTAAATACTGCTGATGAAAGTACTGATATCAACCGTTGGCAACCTAAATATTTTTCTGATGGTAATGGCGGGCAATATGCCCCAGAGTGCCTTACGCCCTACTGGCAGAAAGTAACACCGATTACTATGACATCTGCTGATCAGTTTAGACCAGGACCACCACCAATGTATGGTTCTGAGCAATTGAAAAAGGAGGTACAAGAGGTGGTTGATCTACAAGCCAATCTTTCTGATGAAGATAAAGCTTTGGTTGAATTTATGCGAGACGGACCACAGTCTGTTCAACAAGCGGGACACTGGTTGAAATTTGCGCAAGATGTTTCTCGCCGAGATAACCATACCCTTGACCAAGATGTAAAAATGTATTTCTTAACCGAAATAACTGCTATGGATGCCTTTATAGCTTCTTGGGATTCTAAAATGTTCTATGATTATGCCAGACCATATGCACTGGTTCATGAATATTACAGAGACAAAACGATTAAAGCTTGGGGCGGACCCGGAGTAGGAATTATAGAAATGAAAGGACAAGATTGGAGACCTTATTCTCCAGATATTTTCTTATGTCCACCATTCCCTAGTTATACTTCTGATCATAGTACTATTAGTGGTGGCTGTGCAGAGGTACTGCGTTTATTTACTGGCGATGATTACTTTGGTGAATCGGTAGAATTAATGCCTGGTACACTAACCGAAACTGATGCTGCTTTTTACGGAAAACCAGTGACCATTACCTTCCCTACGTTTACAGAATCGGCAAATATGGCTGGTATGTCTAGAGTTATGGGCGGTTACCACATTCAAGCCGATAATATTGCAGGCTTAGAATTAGGACGTGATGTGGCTACACAAGCATGGACATTCTATAATGAGCATTTAGGAAATTAG
- a CDS encoding RrF2 family transcriptional regulator has translation MFSKACEYGIRASTYIALNSLDGKRVSLKEIAEKIDSPVAFTAKVLQQLTKNKLIDSVKGVYGGFEIEIENISKIKLDQIVYAIDGNNVYAGCGLGLKQCNADKPCPVHDKFLQIRSDLRNMLENTSLYDMTEGLEEGLTYLRR, from the coding sequence ATGTTTTCTAAAGCATGTGAATACGGAATAAGAGCATCTACCTACATAGCATTAAACTCGCTTGATGGCAAACGTGTGAGCTTAAAAGAGATTGCAGAGAAAATTGATTCACCTGTTGCTTTCACTGCAAAAGTTTTGCAACAATTAACTAAAAATAAGCTTATAGACTCAGTGAAAGGTGTCTATGGTGGGTTTGAAATTGAAATTGAAAATATTTCAAAAATTAAGCTTGACCAAATAGTATATGCGATAGATGGCAACAACGTCTATGCAGGCTGTGGCTTGGGTCTTAAACAATGTAATGCTGATAAACCCTGCCCTGTGCACGACAAATTTCTACAAATAAGAAGTGATTTAAGAAATATGTTAGAAAATACTAGTCTTTATGATATGACCGAAGGTCTTGAAGAAGGCCTCACTTACCTAAGACGTTAA
- a CDS encoding ABC transporter permease, with the protein MLKILKYSFYDLIRSRWSYVYFLFYLLLGFVLLFLNNDVSKAIITLMNVIIILVPLISTIFGIMYFYNSKEFTELLLAQPVKRSSIFLGQYFGVAGSLTLSLVLGLGIPFVLYGLLKSDAIFDFTLLLVTGAFLTLIFTVLAFNIALSNENKIKGFGYAVLLWLFMAVIYDGLFLMSLIIFKEYPLDSFSLAATIFNPIDLSRTLILLKLDISALLGYTGAVFKKFFGTDQGLFVSMFMLILWSVLPIWRLVHVSKKKDF; encoded by the coding sequence ATGCTTAAAATATTAAAATACAGTTTTTACGACCTAATTCGTAGCCGATGGAGTTACGTTTACTTTTTGTTTTACCTATTGTTAGGTTTTGTATTGCTATTCTTGAACAATGATGTTTCAAAGGCAATCATAACCCTAATGAACGTTATCATAATTCTAGTGCCTTTAATTAGTACCATCTTTGGTATCATGTATTTTTATAATTCAAAAGAGTTTACAGAGCTTTTATTGGCGCAGCCGGTTAAACGTTCTTCTATTTTCTTAGGGCAATATTTTGGTGTTGCGGGCTCTTTAACTTTAAGCTTGGTGTTGGGGCTTGGTATTCCGTTTGTACTTTACGGCTTATTAAAGAGTGATGCTATTTTTGACTTTACCCTGCTCTTGGTAACAGGGGCTTTTTTAACTTTAATTTTCACTGTACTAGCTTTTAATATAGCCTTGTCTAATGAAAATAAAATTAAAGGTTTTGGGTATGCTGTTTTGTTGTGGTTGTTTATGGCAGTAATTTATGACGGACTTTTTCTGATGTCATTAATTATTTTTAAAGAGTATCCTTTAGATAGTTTTTCTCTTGCTGCTACTATCTTCAATCCTATAGATTTATCTAGAACGTTAATCCTTTTAAAATTAGATATCTCTGCTCTATTAGGGTACACGGGTGCTGTATTTAAAAAGTTTTTTGGTACCGATCAAGGTCTGTTTGTTTCAATGTTCATGCTTATATTATGGTCGGTTCTTCCTATTTGGAGATTGGTACACGTATCTAAGAAAAAAGATTTTTAA
- a CDS encoding ABC transporter ATP-binding protein: protein MIHIEGLQKKFGKNIVLSDLDLNIEKPGVFAILGPNGSGKTTLIKSVLGMVVPDKGSISVLGKSIKKSWKYRKEIDYLPQIANFPGNLKVHELIRMIKDLRQSPSDENRLITLFKLEPFLDKKLSTLSGGTKQKVNIVLAFMFDSPLLILDEPTTGLDPASLIHLKTLIREQKEMNKTVLITSHIMQFVAEVSDIIVYLLEGNIYFKGSIEELKTKTGQTDLEHAIAAIATTPAHA, encoded by the coding sequence ATGATTCATATTGAAGGCTTACAGAAGAAATTTGGAAAGAACATTGTTCTTTCAGACTTAGATCTCAACATTGAAAAACCAGGTGTTTTTGCCATCTTGGGTCCTAATGGCTCGGGTAAAACTACCTTGATTAAGAGTGTTTTGGGTATGGTGGTACCAGATAAGGGAAGTATTTCTGTTTTGGGAAAATCAATTAAAAAAAGCTGGAAATACCGTAAAGAGATTGATTATCTACCACAGATAGCAAATTTTCCGGGTAACTTAAAAGTGCACGAGCTTATACGAATGATCAAAGATCTTAGACAGAGCCCAAGTGATGAAAATAGATTGATAACGCTTTTTAAACTAGAACCATTTTTAGATAAAAAACTCTCAACCTTATCAGGAGGAACAAAACAGAAAGTGAATATCGTTTTAGCTTTTATGTTTGATAGTCCGTTGTTGATTTTAGATGAGCCTACAACGGGTCTTGATCCAGCATCTTTAATTCATTTGAAAACCCTCATTAGAGAACAAAAAGAAATGAATAAAACAGTATTGATTACTTCTCATATTATGCAGTTCGTAGCAGAAGTTTCAGATATAATTGTCTATTTGTTAGAAGGTAATATCTATTTCAAAGGAAGTATTGAAGAACTGAAAACCAAAACGGGACAAACAGATTTAGAACATGCCATAGCGGCGATAGCAACCACACCAGCTCATGCTTAA
- a CDS encoding nitrous oxide reductase family maturation protein NosD: MIRYQSLLIFTLVLMVTANLWAKPIIICDSCEVKSISEGVKIAMEFDTLLVKKGTYKEYNILIDKPLTLIGEDYPIIDGEEKGEIIRIVSDGVTIDGFFIINVGTSYTTDYAAIRVVKSENFLIQNVVLEKLFFGIYLEKSNYGKVYHNKIIGDAKDEYNSGNGIQLWYSHHVEVSNNIVQGARDGIYLEFSDNITIDNNKSTGNLRYGLHFMFSDDDVYTNNLFENNGAGVAVMFSKGILMKGNTFRKNWGTASFGVLLKEINDAKIIENTFEENTIGIHIEGSNRIEYKGNNFINNGWGIKVLGACYANSFKGNNFLYNSFDISYDGKLNDNVFDSNYWSDYTGYDLDKDGIGDVPYRPVKLFSYIVNKTPESIVLLRSLFMDIIDFSEKVSPVFTPDNLLDANPLMTKVK; encoded by the coding sequence ATGATACGATACCAAAGCTTATTAATTTTTACGTTAGTACTTATGGTAACTGCAAATCTATGGGCGAAACCTATTATAATTTGCGACAGTTGTGAGGTAAAATCTATTTCAGAAGGAGTTAAAATAGCTATGGAGTTTGATACGCTTCTAGTGAAAAAAGGAACCTATAAAGAGTACAATATTCTAATAGATAAACCATTGACTTTAATAGGAGAGGATTATCCTATAATTGATGGAGAAGAGAAAGGCGAAATTATACGTATTGTATCAGATGGTGTAACGATAGATGGCTTTTTTATCATAAATGTGGGTACTAGCTATACCACAGATTATGCTGCAATCCGAGTGGTTAAAAGTGAAAATTTTCTAATTCAGAATGTAGTACTGGAAAAATTATTTTTTGGTATTTATTTAGAAAAATCTAATTACGGTAAAGTCTATCACAATAAAATAATAGGAGATGCCAAAGACGAGTATAATTCCGGCAATGGAATTCAACTTTGGTACTCGCACCATGTTGAGGTCAGCAATAATATTGTTCAAGGCGCAAGAGATGGTATTTACTTAGAGTTTTCTGATAATATTACAATAGACAATAACAAAAGCACAGGCAATTTAAGATACGGTCTACATTTTATGTTTTCAGATGATGATGTTTATACCAATAACCTTTTTGAAAATAATGGAGCAGGGGTAGCGGTTATGTTCTCTAAGGGAATATTAATGAAAGGCAATACTTTTCGTAAAAACTGGGGTACAGCTTCTTTTGGTGTTTTGTTAAAAGAAATCAATGATGCCAAAATAATTGAAAATACCTTTGAGGAGAACACTATTGGCATTCATATAGAAGGTTCTAACAGAATTGAATACAAAGGGAATAATTTTATAAATAACGGATGGGGTATTAAAGTACTTGGTGCTTGTTATGCCAATTCTTTTAAGGGAAATAATTTCTTGTATAACAGTTTTGATATATCATATGACGGTAAGTTAAATGATAATGTATTTGACAGTAATTATTGGAGTGATTATACAGGTTATGATTTGGATAAGGACGGAATTGGAGACGTGCCGTATCGCCCTGTAAAATTGTTTTCTTATATCGTGAATAAAACACCAGAGTCTATTGTTCTCCTACGAAGTCTTTTTATGGATATTATTGATTTTTCTGAAAAAGTATCACCAGTGTTTACACCAGACAATTTATTGGATGCCAACCCCTTAATGACAAAAGTAAAATGA
- a CDS encoding nitrous oxide reductase accessory protein NosL, with the protein MKNLAIIGVICVLVLTACNSEPKPITYGSEGCHFCTMTIVDKQHAAQFMTKKGRSYSFDATECMLNHLREIDTETVALFRVNNYTDPGVFIDATQATYLISENIPSPMGAFLSAFSNEEAAIKAQSDNTGVLYTWTELNEKFKKENPF; encoded by the coding sequence ATGAAGAATCTAGCAATAATAGGGGTCATATGTGTTCTAGTATTAACGGCATGTAATAGTGAACCTAAACCAATTACTTATGGTTCTGAAGGTTGCCATTTTTGTACTATGACTATTGTAGATAAGCAGCATGCTGCCCAATTTATGACTAAAAAAGGAAGAAGCTACTCTTTCGATGCTACAGAATGTATGCTAAACCATTTACGCGAGATAGATACTGAAACAGTCGCATTATTTCGAGTAAATAATTATACAGATCCTGGGGTTTTTATTGACGCTACACAGGCAACATATTTAATTAGTGAAAACATTCCCAGTCCTATGGGTGCATTTTTATCTGCTTTTTCAAATGAAGAGGCTGCTATAAAAGCGCAATCAGATAATACGGGAGTTTTATATACCTGGACTGAACTAAATGAAAAGTTTAAAAAGGAAAATCCTTTTTAA